A genomic window from Purpureocillium takamizusanense chromosome 2, complete sequence includes:
- a CDS encoding uncharacterized protein (COG:J~EggNog:ENOG503NU0D) — MILLLSSVANVTHGVFRPSAKLDNLFDSFEPGPVRATDGFGMRKLEAFAKFMPKTPVWIDLLLANGMESRKAKTVRSIVTASEFLRRRLAAERPLWFAPGYECLRPKQVEFFLSDNAGGGKHTTIVEYFRESTFSIDLAQPILLLQSTGGTSKTTL, encoded by the coding sequence ATGATCTTGCTCTTGAGCTCCGTTGCCAACGTCACCCATGGGGTATTCCGCCCTTCGGCCAAGCTGGATAACCTGTTCGATAGCTTCGAACCTGGGCCTGTCCGGGCTACCGACGGTTTTGGGATGCGCAAACTGGAAGCGTTCGCAAAGTTCATGCCGAAGACGCCAGTCTGGATCGACCTTCTACTGGCAAACGGCATGGAATCACGCAAAGCGAAGACTGTTCGAAGTATTGTGACGGCGTCCGAGTTCTTGAGACGGCGGCTCGCAGCTGAGAGACCGCTCTGGTTCGCGCCGGGCTATGAGTGTCTCAGACCCAAACAGGTAGAGTTCTTCCTGAGCGACAACGCAGGGGGCGGGAAACACACCACTATTGTCGAATACTTCAGAGAAAGTACGTTCTCCATTGATTTGGCGCAGCCAATTCTATTGTTGCAGAGTACTGGAGGGACCTCAAAGACTACCCTGTAG
- a CDS encoding uncharacterized protein (COG:J~EggNog:ENOG503NU0D): MQKESNLMYWAKVGIKINLKAVGANHNLRDELRKLENRNMIVGYDVTHSTNMPFKAAGEPSLLGLVASINIELAQWPAVSWEQPARQEMLSDQLLDAFKSRLELWQKHNDDRLPAHILIFRDGVSESQFTQVLDRELPTIRQACRAKYTATQPKLTVVVSAKRHQTRFDPTTKEDMSASGNVLNGTVVDRGVTQVRYWDFFLTAHHAIKGTARPAHYTVLLDEIFRERYNAKAADELERLTHELRYLFGRATKAPDTVWEAGLGSDDEI; the protein is encoded by the exons ATGCAAAAGGAGAGCAATCTCATGTACTGGGCCAAGGTCGGCATCAAGATCAACCTGAAAGCCGTTGGTGCCAACCACAATCTCCGGGATGAACTGAGGAAGTTGGAAAATAGGAACATGATCGTGGGGTACGATGTGACCCATTCCACCAATATGCCATTCAAAGCAGCCGGAGAGCCTAGCTTGCTGGGACTGGTTGCGAGCATCAACATAGAGTTGGCACAATGGCCCGCTGTGTCTTGGGAGCAACCGGCAAGGCAGGAGATGCTCAGCGATCAACTTCTCGACGCATTCAAGTCGCGGTTGGAGCTTTGGCAAAAGCATAACGACGACCGCTTGCCCGCGCACATTCTCATTTTTCGCGACGGCGTCTCTGAGAGTCAGTTTACGCAAGTCCTCGACAGGGAGCTACCAACGATACGGCAGGCTTGCCGAGCGAAGTACACGGCGACTCAACCCAAGCTGACTGTTGTTGTCTCGGCCAAGCGCCATCAAACACGGTTCGATCCCACTACCAAAGAGGACatgtcggcctcgggcaACGTTCTCAACGGCACAGTCGTGGACCGCGGTGTCACCCAAGTAAGGTATTGGGACTTCTTCCTCACAGCACATCATGCGATCAAGGGCACTGCGCGCCCCGCTCACTACACGGTGCTTTTAGATGAGATTTTCCGGGAGCGGTATAATGCAAAGGCAGCTGACGAGCTGGAGCGACTGACGCACGAGCTGCGTTACTTGTTCGGCCGCGCGACGAAGGCT CCTGACACGGTCTGGGAAGCTGGACTGGGAAGTGATGATGAGATATAG